Proteins from a single region of Syntrophales bacterium:
- a CDS encoding DNA-processing protein DprA — MTAQLSSNTQAVLLLTAPLMTGRALPSPDVLSPGEYKRLARFLMERQKEPADLLGVDSGTLLKECTFLDGTRLARLLERGFQLSQAVERWQSRAIMVMSRADAPYPKRLKDRLREDAPPVLYGCGDISILETGGLAVVGSRQVDAALIEYTEAVGRLAAAARRTIVSGGARGVDQAAMSGALESGGRVAGVMADSLGRAALVREHRNLLMEGQLVLISPYDPAAGFNVGHAMQRNKLIYALADAALVVNADYNKGGTWAGAAEQLDKLRFVPLYVRSDGETGKGLEALRRKGALPWPNPVTPDELVQTLDAPADRFEEFREQVPLSFSGTGEAMPAYRGERKEPPPSASREETMAPSISYPAEFLFAAVKSLAEQMQAAKTEAEIAREWNVSKAQVKAWLKRLIEEGVIEKSGRPVRYRAVSSKAKQVSLFDKGIE; from the coding sequence ATGACAGCTCAACTTTCATCCAATACGCAGGCCGTTCTCCTGCTGACGGCACCGCTGATGACGGGGCGCGCCCTGCCCTCGCCGGATGTTCTGTCGCCGGGGGAATACAAGCGCCTGGCAAGGTTCCTCATGGAAAGGCAAAAGGAACCGGCGGACCTGCTCGGTGTTGATTCGGGAACGCTCCTGAAGGAATGCACTTTCTTGGACGGCACCCGGCTCGCCCGCCTGCTGGAGCGGGGTTTCCAACTGAGCCAGGCGGTGGAGCGCTGGCAAAGCCGTGCGATCATGGTCATGAGTCGCGCCGATGCGCCGTATCCGAAACGACTGAAGGATCGGCTCCGGGAAGATGCGCCGCCCGTCCTGTATGGGTGCGGCGACATTTCGATCCTGGAGACAGGCGGGCTGGCGGTGGTCGGTTCCCGCCAGGTGGACGCTGCGCTCATTGAATACACGGAGGCGGTCGGGAGGCTGGCGGCGGCGGCCAGACGCACCATCGTTTCCGGGGGAGCGCGTGGCGTCGATCAGGCGGCCATGAGCGGCGCCCTGGAATCGGGCGGCAGGGTGGCCGGGGTCATGGCGGACAGTTTAGGACGGGCGGCCCTGGTCCGGGAGCACCGGAATCTCCTCATGGAAGGCCAACTGGTCCTGATCTCTCCGTATGACCCGGCGGCCGGATTCAACGTCGGCCACGCCATGCAGAGGAACAAGCTGATCTACGCCTTGGCAGACGCGGCCTTGGTCGTAAACGCCGACTACAACAAGGGCGGCACCTGGGCCGGAGCGGCGGAACAACTGGATAAGCTCCGCTTTGTCCCGCTTTATGTCCGGAGCGACGGTGAAACGGGAAAGGGGCTGGAGGCGCTGAGACGGAAAGGCGCACTTCCTTGGCCGAACCCCGTAACGCCGGATGAGCTCGTGCAGACGCTGGACGCGCCGGCGGATCGGTTTGAGGAATTCCGGGAACAGGTTCCGTTGAGCTTCTCCGGGACCGGCGAAGCGATGCCCGCTTACCGGGGCGAAAGGAAGGAGCCGCCGCCATCCGCATCCCGGGAAGAAACCATGGCGCCATCGATTTCTTATCCCGCGGAGTTTCTTTTCGCGGCGGTGAAATCACTGGCTGAACAGATGCAGGCTGCGAAAACCGAGGCGGAGATCGCCAGAGAGTGGAACGTTTCGAA